CTTTTAAATATACGGCGCGTTGCACATCATCCTCTTCATTAACAAAGCGTTCATACGCGACCAGCGACACCTTCGAATCGATTACCATTTTTTTGTAATCGGGCAGATGCAGCACTACATCGGGCAGGACTCGCTTTCCTTCTTCGTTGGTAAAGCCTGTCTGCACAAAATACTCCCGATCTTTTTCGAGTCCGCTTTTCTCCAAAACCCTTTCCAAAACCAATTCGCCCCAGTTTCCCTGGGTTTTGCTGTCACCTTTTAAGGCTTTGGTGAGATTGGTCGCTTCCTTGCTCATTTGTTCGTTGAGCTCTTTTAAGCCAATTATTTGTTGCCGAAGCATGGCATGTCTGTCGATGCTTTCCTTGTGGGTGTCTTCTACCTTTTTTTCGAATTTTTCTATTTTTTCCTGAAGGGGTTTTAAGATAAAATCGAGGTTTTCCTTATTCTGCTTGGTGAATTTTTCCGACTTGCTTTCGAGAATCTTGTTGGCGAGATTTTCAAATTTTTCTCTGAAATCTTCTTCAAACTTTTCAAACTTAATGCGCTCTTCCCGAAGCTTATCGTCCAGACTCTCATATTGTGAATTACGTTTTGTCAATTCGAGATTTAAAAAATCCTTTTCCTTGCGAATGGCTTCGCGTTCCTCCAGCACATGATCGAACCGTTCATTGAGTTTCTCCTCCTGATGGGCAAGCTGCTCCAATTTTGCCTCCAGCTTTCCGGTTTCACTTTTGGTTTTTAAACGCGCAAGGAGATTGCCTATAAACGCACCAATAAGCAGGCAGATGCCGGCTAGTAATAAAAAGAGAAAAGTTTCATTCATTGTAATCGACTTTCTTGTAAAGATACTTATTTCTTTATGCTAAACCGACCCGTTTTTTCATCAAATTCGATGGTTTCTTTCGGAAATAATGCATCAAATCTTCCCGAAGCAATTAAGTTACATGGTGAATCGGCATAGGTAGTTTCGGGCGTCATCACTATCATTGTGTTGCTTAACTGAATCGCCAGATCAACCTCATGTGTTGAAAATAAAATTGTTTTGTTGGTTTCGGAAGCCAGATTTTTTAAAAGTTTTAAAATGTAGGCGCGATGATATAAATCCAGGTGTGTGGTAGGTTCATCCAAGAAAATACAAGGAGTATCCTGCGCCAAAGCTCTTGCTATGTAAACTCTCTGTAGTTGTCCGTCGCTTAACTCGAAACATTTTCTATGTGCTAAATTTTCGGTCTCGGTTGCTTGTAACGCAAATTGGATGGCTTTCTTGTCGGTTTCAGATAAACGTCCCATCCAGTTGGTATGCGGCTGTCTTCCCAAAGAGATCAATTCCAAAACACTCAGATTTTTGGAGGCCGGACTTTCAGTTAAAACCACACTCAGCTCGGTTGCCAATTGAATAGTGGAATAGGAGGAAAGATCTTTTTCTTTTAATAAAATATTTCCTTCCAATTTGGGTTGCATTCCCGCCAGGGTTCGCAACAAAGTAGACTTTCCAATTCCATTGGCGCCCACCAAGCCTACCAGCTCGCCTTCCTTCAGCGTGAAATTGATTGCTTCGGAAATCACGGTACGGCTTTTCTTGCTGAAATAGCCTATAGCTAAATCCTGCACCTCCAACAATGTATGTTTTCCTTCCGTAGCCATTAAAACAACAATTTACGTTTTCTAACCAATAACCAAATAACCACCGGAGCACCTACAAGCGACGTAATGGCGTTAATAGGCAAGGTGTATTCACTAAACGGCAGTTGCGCCAAAGTATCACATAGAAGCATTAAAACAGCTCCACAGAGCAATACGGCCGGAAGTAGGACCAAATGATTGGAGGTTGTAAATACCTGCCGTGTAAGATGCGGTACGGCCAAACCAATAAAGGCAATAGGTCCCACAAAGGCGGTAATACCTCCTGCTAGAATACTGGTCGCGATAATGATGACAAAAATGGTTCTCTTTATACGAAGCCCCATGCTCTTTGCATAGTTTTCACCTAAAAGCAGAGCGTTTAAGGATTTACTACTGAAAAAACTCAACCCCAAACCCACAAAGCAGCAGAGCGTTAAAACAAAAACACCGTTCCAGGATTGGTTGCCCAAACTACCGAAACTCCAAAAAATGTATTGTTGCAGCTGTTCCGCATTACTGAAATAAGATAATATTGCTACTGCCGAAGCTGTAACACTGCCAAACATCAAACCAATGATTAATATCGCCATGGTATCTTTTATTCTGAAAGTAATGGCTAAAACCGCCAATAGTACCAAAAAACTTCCCAGGGCCGAAGCAATTACCAAACTCCACTGACTCACCAAAATACTTCCGAGAAAACCACCAAAAGCGCCGGCACCTAAAATAAGAATAGCTACACCCAAACTCGCACCGCTGCTAAGACCTAAAACAAACGGACCTGCCAACGGATTCCGAAAGAGGGTTTGCATCAACAAGCCCGAAACTGCGAGTCCGCCGCCCGCTAAAATTGCAGTAATGGCTTTCGGCAATCTGTAATCCATTAAAATATACTGCCAGGAATCTTTGGAGGCACCGCTTCCAAACAGACCGGCTATTACTTCATCTAAGGGGATGGAAACCGAACCCAGACTAATATTCAGCAAAAAAGCAACTCCTAAAAAGACGAATAGCAACACAAAAGAACCGCGATATGTCGTCGTTGTTTCCACTAGTGTATCTTACTAAAAAAGAATAATTCGTGATTAGGCAGGAGGGAAGGATGTAAAATCTTAATGATGTCCTTAAGCACCAAATCGGGTCTGTTGGGAGCTAATTCGTAATAAATAACGCCTCCTGTTGCTCCCTTTTTAGTGGTAGAGCTAAAAATCTTTTGGTTAGTATATGTATCAAACTTGGTATACACACTATGTGTATTCTTCAGTTGTTCCAGACTGGTAAACTGCCCGGGACCAATCCAGAAATCGGCATGCTGACCCTTTTCCAAAACGGCTTCCAGATTAAGTGAATGACTTCCGGTTCCTTCCGTATCCTGCCACAGATACTCCCCATTGGCATCGGCAATAAATTGTGCTGCCCAGCTATTGCCTTGGGGTAAATACCAAACATCCCGGTACATGGCACCGCTTAGTACAGTTGGACGTTGTGTGGCTTCGGAAGCCAGTTTTTTTGCCGCCAGATATTCGGTTTCAATCGTTTTAAAAATACTAT
This genomic stretch from Ulvibacter sp. MAR_2010_11 harbors:
- a CDS encoding iron ABC transporter permease yields the protein METTTTYRGSFVLLFVFLGVAFLLNISLGSVSIPLDEVIAGLFGSGASKDSWQYILMDYRLPKAITAILAGGGLAVSGLLMQTLFRNPLAGPFVLGLSSGASLGVAILILGAGAFGGFLGSILVSQWSLVIASALGSFLVLLAVLAITFRIKDTMAILIIGLMFGSVTASAVAILSYFSNAEQLQQYIFWSFGSLGNQSWNGVFVLTLCCFVGLGLSFFSSKSLNALLLGENYAKSMGLRIKRTIFVIIIATSILAGGITAFVGPIAFIGLAVPHLTRQVFTTSNHLVLLPAVLLCGAVLMLLCDTLAQLPFSEYTLPINAITSLVGAPVVIWLLVRKRKLLF
- a CDS encoding ABC transporter ATP-binding protein, with translation MATEGKHTLLEVQDLAIGYFSKKSRTVISEAINFTLKEGELVGLVGANGIGKSTLLRTLAGMQPKLEGNILLKEKDLSSYSTIQLATELSVVLTESPASKNLSVLELISLGRQPHTNWMGRLSETDKKAIQFALQATETENLAHRKCFELSDGQLQRVYIARALAQDTPCIFLDEPTTHLDLYHRAYILKLLKNLASETNKTILFSTHEVDLAIQLSNTMIVMTPETTYADSPCNLIASGRFDALFPKETIEFDEKTGRFSIKK
- the rmuC gene encoding DNA recombination protein RmuC; translated protein: MNETFLFLLLAGICLLIGAFIGNLLARLKTKSETGKLEAKLEQLAHQEEKLNERFDHVLEEREAIRKEKDFLNLELTKRNSQYESLDDKLREERIKFEKFEEDFREKFENLANKILESKSEKFTKQNKENLDFILKPLQEKIEKFEKKVEDTHKESIDRHAMLRQQIIGLKELNEQMSKEATNLTKALKGDSKTQGNWGELVLERVLEKSGLEKDREYFVQTGFTNEEGKRVLPDVVLHLPDYKKMVIDSKVSLVAYERFVNEEDDVQRAVYLKEHINSLKKHIEQLSAKNYQDIYKIESPDFVLLFVPIEPAFAVAINQDNSLYNWAFEKNIVIVTPTTLLATLRTVDSMWNNEKQQQNALEIATQAGRLYDQFVNLTDDLLKVGNQLNTVKGSYDSTMVKLTGKGNLISRVEKIKKLGVTAKKQLNEKLLKKADED